Proteins from a genomic interval of Actinoalloteichus hymeniacidonis:
- a CDS encoding PadR family transcriptional regulator: protein MSATRLLVLGVVRGLGTAHGYLLHTELASWEAEGWINIKWGSIYHGLRQLAKLGLLEATTHDEWPGRTDYQLTEAGETEFFRLLRDALRRADHRPDVLAAGLALMPALERAELVGLFRERLAALESNAEELRGNLEQRRQLDRHAHLRELTVLRAHTAQGDAEWTRLLLQRLERGDYRLADDEPRPA, encoded by the coding sequence ATGTCGGCAACGCGGCTGCTGGTCCTCGGTGTGGTGCGAGGACTCGGAACGGCGCACGGCTATCTGCTGCACACCGAGTTGGCCTCCTGGGAGGCCGAGGGTTGGATCAACATCAAGTGGGGTTCGATCTACCACGGACTCCGCCAACTCGCGAAGCTCGGATTGCTCGAAGCCACCACCCACGACGAGTGGCCGGGACGTACCGATTACCAGCTGACCGAGGCGGGGGAGACGGAGTTCTTCCGTCTGCTTCGCGATGCGCTGCGCCGCGCCGACCACCGGCCGGACGTGCTGGCCGCAGGCCTGGCCCTGATGCCCGCGTTGGAGCGTGCCGAGCTCGTCGGTCTGTTCCGGGAACGGTTGGCCGCGTTGGAGAGCAACGCCGAGGAGCTGCGCGGCAACCTCGAACAGCGAAGACAGCTCGACCGCCACGCGCACCTGCGGGAGCTGACCGTCCTGCGGGCGCACACCGCGCAGGGCGACGCCGAATGGACCAGATTGCTTCTTCAGCGGCTTGAGCGTGGCGACTATCGCCTGGCGGACGACGAACCTCGCCCGGCGTAG
- a CDS encoding ATP-dependent Clp protease proteolytic subunit, with the protein MTAEMHAGTGLNLSDSVFERLLQERIIFLGSEVNDEIANRITAQLLLLAAEDPDKDITLYINSPGGSVSAGMAIYDTMQLIEPDVATFAMGFAASMGQFLLSSGQPGKRHILSHARVLMHQPSAGIGGSASDVAIRAEVYAKTKLQMAELIAEQTGQTVERITKDSDRDRWFTAQEALEYGFVDHVVARAQHQSRRGR; encoded by the coding sequence ATGACGGCCGAGATGCATGCCGGAACCGGGCTCAACCTGAGCGACTCGGTGTTCGAACGACTTCTCCAGGAACGGATCATCTTCCTCGGATCCGAGGTCAACGACGAGATCGCCAACCGGATCACCGCTCAACTGTTGCTGTTGGCCGCCGAGGACCCGGACAAGGACATCACCCTGTACATCAACTCGCCGGGCGGCTCCGTCTCGGCGGGCATGGCGATCTACGACACCATGCAGCTGATCGAGCCCGACGTCGCGACCTTCGCGATGGGCTTCGCGGCCTCGATGGGGCAGTTCCTGCTCTCCTCCGGGCAGCCGGGTAAGCGGCACATCCTGTCCCACGCTCGCGTGCTGATGCACCAGCCCTCTGCGGGTATCGGGGGGTCGGCCTCCGACGTCGCTATCCGCGCCGAGGTCTACGCGAAGACGAAGCTGCAGATGGCCGAGTTGATCGCCGAGCAGACCGGGCAGACGGTGGAGCGCATCACCAAGGACTCCGATCGCGACCGGTGGTTCACCGCGCAGGAGGCGTTGGAGTACGGCTTCGTGGATCACGTGGTCGCGCGAGCGCAGCATCAGAGCCGTCGCGGCCGCTGA